CTGGTAATGATAAGCTATCCACCACCACCTTTACCTATCCACCCATCCTTTGATATTACCAACATTTATCAGCCGGTGCCGGCCGTTCGTGGAATCATAAATACAGAGAGCAGGCTGGACAAAGTCCGAACCGCTAGTTATAAAATCCATAAGCCACTGTATTTCAAATCCTAAGCAGTTTGTTAAACTGAGACCCAGAGGGAGCAGAATTTGAAGAGAATTCATCAGAGAAAGATGGTGTTGTTTAGTAGAAAAGGAGCATCTGGGTTCTCAGCTTGTAATACAGCTGAAGAAGTGACTCAGGGTATTGATGGCTCTGGTCTTACTGCTATTATTACTGGTAATAACCATCTATCAATTCTCTGAAAATTTGCTTAAGACAGAACTAATTTCTGTTTTTTTAGATgtgagttatctttattttgttctgCTTATgctgaaattaggttttatttggtTCGTTGAGTTGATGCGATTTTGGGTTTAGTTATAAGTTCTTAGGAAACAAGGATTTTGCCCTTGTAATTGAATTGAAGTATGCCCTTAGAGTATTAGCCTGAAATCATCTTTGTACGTTATGGTGGAGCCCCTTACTGGCCAATTACTAGGTCTATGTGGGATCTCATCCCTTGATTGCTTGTTGGTCTCTCTTGCCGGCTTCAGTAACCTACCTGAATAGCCTTGTTGTATTCTATTTATTAGAACTTACTAGGGTTCATTTCTTAGTACTAGATTGAACCCACCATTTGGTTACTTTATTGAGTTTCTGTCTGGGATAATAATTTTGTGAATGATGTCATCACTTAGTACCTCAACAATGTGATTGCATTTTCATATGTAAACTCAATACTTATCATTGTGATGGCAGGATCATCAAATGGTATTGGTGCTGAGACCGCACGTGTTCTTGCAATGCGAGGAGTTCAAATTGTCATGGCAGTGAGGAATACGGCCGCGGGTACGGCTGTAAAAGAAACGATATTGAAGGAAACACCATCTGCTACAATTGAAGTGTTGGAGTTAGATCTTAGTTCCATGGCATCAGTGAGAAAATTTGCCGGAGAGTTTGAGTCATTGGGTCTTCCGCTGAACATCCTTATGTGAGAATCTAAAGAATTTGAGAAATTTATTATCAACTATTCTTCAACAGTTTCATTTTCACATCTGTGAACGCAAAGCTCTTTTGGGCGTGATTTACGACTTAAGCGTAAAATTCATTTTGTCCACTTTGTCGCAGTAATAATGCAGGAGTTATGGCACTGCCTTACAAGCTCTCTCCAGACAAAATAGAGCTTCAGTTCGCAACAAATCATCTAGGTACTGTAAGCTGCATAACTGGTCTTCATTAAATTCTGCCTGTAAATATAGAGATGATTTGACCAGAGAAAAATTTATCATAGAGATTGATAGGGTACTGGTACACTTCGTACTTGAGTTTTGCATTATATTGGCTGGGCCATCTTATCTACTTCCTTTTCCCCCAACTTAATTGGAGTAGGAGGAGGGGTACTTGCTgatgtttcaattttaatttcaattgtcTTGCAGGTCATTTTCTTTTGACAGATCTTTTGTTGGGGACCATGAAAAGGACTGCATCTCAAAGTAACATTGAAGGAAGAATTGTGAACGTTTCTTCTGAAGCTCACAAGTTTCCCTACAAAGAAGGGATTCGCTTTGATAAACTCAATGATGAAGAAGGGTTCGTAACTTcgtgataaagagattttgatactCTCTTCCAACATGATACAGTTTTTCACTTTTTCTTGAAATGATTTGAGTTTATAATAGCTTGTGATTGTTGCATCAGAGGGTTCTTGATTGTGACAAGACTTTAAAATATAACAAGTTGAATCCTAGTAACGCTCTCTAATTTGCAGTTACAGTAGCTTCGGGGCTTATGGACAATCAAAGCTTGCAAATATTTTGCATGCTAATGAGCTCACTAGACGCCTTAAGGTACTATTATCCTCCACTGTTTCTTGTATTATCATGCTATTACCAGTGGAATATACAATGACTTGGAAGTTTGTTCCGTTTGTTTGATGGACAGGAAGAAGGGGTGGATATAACAGCAAATTCACTTCATCCAGGAGCAATCGTGACAAATCTTTGGCATAATAGCACCTATTTTGGCGGTAAATTTACTGTCCATGGATTCTATTTGAACATCTCTTTTGTGAAGATAATTCCCTACATTTAGGAAGAGTTAAAAGAATAATCCAGGCCCATCTTTGTCGTACAACAACAACCAAGCCTTTAATGCCAAACAAGTTAGGGTAGGCTAGAAATGAAACCCATGTCGAAATCTTTGGGTTTCATTTCATCCCATAGACTTCTTGTACCAAATGAAAATTGGGAGTTTTCTTTACCTTACCCGAATAGAACTTTAATATGTTGAGTTAGCACTGCAAGATCTCTCTCTGTGTGTGTGTGTATTCTGACTTGAGGTTTCGGGCTTTTGTACTAATGATATGGATACACACTCTTTGGTAGGTTGGGTTTCTAAATATGTTGTTGCTCCGGCTGGGAAGTTTCTGGGGAAAAATGTTCCGCAGGTATGTTTATTAATTAATCGCGTAGAAGATGTTTCCTTTCATGTTCTCAGATTTCAGACATGACCAGTTCTGCTAATACTAGTTACGTAATAACTAATCTTTGGTCATCGTTTTTCCAGGGGGCATCGACGACATGCTACGTTGCATTACATCCGAGCAACAAAAGTGTAAGCGGAGAGTACTTCATGGACAACAACATTTCAAAAGCAACCCCGCAAGCTAAAGATCCAGAACTAGCAAAGAAACTTAGGGATTTCTCCATGAATTTGATCAGTTGAGGAGCTCCTGCTCTTTGTCGTAATGATGGTTTAAACTGCACTATATTTCATTATAGTACTCCCAGCCGGAGCAACAACATATTATGAAAAATGTTCCGCAGGAAGTAGTAAGGAACAGAAATTTCTTTGGGACATAAACGCTCTTGTAATTTCTTACCTTTTTTTCACTGTATATGAAAAGTTTGAGATTGGGAATTGCTGTGTCATTACTGAAAACTTCAGTTTTTACTGCCATATCCTAAGAACCTGCTAAAGCAGCAGAAACATTAATATAACACTGGCATTGCAGAAGAACTTACCAAGGTAGTGCTTCTGTCGTTGAATGCTGAATCTGAACTGCATTGATGGTAAGATTTTTTCCCCTCTGCCTCATAAAAACTGTGGATTTGTTACTGCTACATCATTCACCCCTTTCATTTTAAAACTCAGGGAATTAACTTTTTAAAGGGTACCAATGCGACGACCGCCATAACTTGGTTGACTGACTGGTAAAATCAGGTGGATATTATCGCATTTGGCCGAAAAACTGGCACTCCAATACAAGATTATGCACCTCATACCACGTTCATTTTTCGTCGtttttcttttgtgaattatGGGGATTATAAGTTTGGAAGAAGCTAATTTTCAAGCTGCAACCAGAATTTATTTTACAGATAACATGAAACAATTTCGGTCCGTAAGGCAAATTCTAGATCATACTGGCAGTTTCTTTTAGCACAATGCAGATATTGGGACACTAGATTTAGGGTAAGTGTTAAGAGATTAATTATTTGTCAGCACCCTTATATATTTTAGGTTACTGCATGGTCGATATCGAAGAACCGTGTTGTTTATGCGATTCTAGTCTGTATCGACTTGTTATCCTTTCACTGTCATGAGAGGGAGGTACTCGCTGCTTTGTAAAACCGGCTTGACGCAATTCCGTCTACTTCAGTGACCCCCATACAAACCAACTCCCAACTTTCAACACAGTAACCACCTCAGTGCCCGGTGTAGGATCCAATATTTTTATGTTCAAATTATTGGAAGAATTATTATTAGTAACTTAGTTTTATAAAATTTCTTTGGTATAAAAAAATGTCCGGTGTAGGGCCAGTTGATTCTGGTTGGAATATTTCAAATTCTAAAACAAAATTGTAATTCAacatattgatggaatttgaaggAGAATTTAGAGAAAGAAAGATGGTGTTTTTCAATAGGAAGGGAGCATCTGGGTTTACATCTAGTAATACAGCGGAAGAAGTCACTCTGGCCTTACTGCCATTGTTACTGGTAATACGACTCTCTATCAAACATTTGATTACTTTAATTTTCATTTTGTGTATTCAGTTCTAATCATTGTGATTGCAGGATCATCAAATGGTGTTGGTGCTGAGACTGCACGTGTTCTTGCAATGCGTGGAGTTCAAATAGTCATGGCAGTCAGGACTATGGCAGCGGGTACGGCTGTAAAAGAAACAATATTAAAGGAAACACCATCTGCTAAAATTGAAGTAATAGCATCAGTCAGAAAATTTGCGGGAGAATTCAAGTCCTTGGGTTTTCCTCTGAACATCCTTATGTGAGAATCTaaagaattttgataaatttACCTGTTATATATTCCTACTTATTAATGCAGGAGTTTCTACACTGCCCTACAAGCTCTCTCCAGAAAACATAGAGATTCAGTTTGCAACAAAATCATTTAGGCAAGCTCGTATTATCCACTTCCTTTCTCGTGGAATCACTTCGTATTATATACTAATGTTTCTCTATTTGAATTTTGTTGCAGGTCATTTTCTTTTGACAGATATTTTGTTGGAGACCATGAAAAGGTCTGCATCTCAAAGTAAAACTGAAGGGAGAATTGTCAATGTTTCTTCTGCATCTCATAAATTTACATACTCTCAAGGCATTCGCTTCGATAAACTCAATGATGAACCCCGGTTCATGACTTCGTGGTAAAGAGTTCTTCGGGGAATTTATCTGCTAATAGCTAGTGATTGTTGCATCTGGGGGTTCTTGATTTCATATGAGTTTTGTTTACTTGGGAAAAGACTTTAAACTATGCAAAAAAAGGTTGAATCGTAGTTTTTCCCTCCAATTTGCAGGTACCACAGCAGCTTGGCCTATGGACAATCAAAGCTTTCAAATATATTGCATGCTAGTGAGCTCGCTAGACGCCTTAAGGTAAAATGTTGAGCAATTCTACTAAGTGGAATACATAAAGATTATAAGTTTGTTCTGTCTAAACACGAAGATGGGGTAGATATAACAGCAAATTCACTTCATCCAGATATCAGGAATATGTCAAGTCAATGGTATTTGACTTATTAATCTGAGTCAAGTTAGCTTTCTGAGTCATTGTCTGATTACTACAATATATGTTTGTAATAAATATGTTTGTATATGGACAGTATTGTTAACTGGTGACTTTAATCTGTAATACAataattcttctttctcttcaatcTTGATTTCTGAATCTAAGTTGTTGATAATCATGAGAGCATAATAATTCTCATGGTATCAGATAGGTAACGGTTCTTAGGGTTCTTTCACACAAGCTTATAACAATTTTATCAACATTTTTTCAAGTTTCAATTTGGGAAATATCGTTTTCAAGAGTTTTTCCATAAATCAAGTTTTTTTAGGGTTCCTGGAAGATTATATGGTAACAACAAGAACAACTTCTTACAGCAACAACGTTTCACATCAAGGTGCTCACACAAATCGTAATATTGGAAGTACTTCAAATTCAGATTTAGAATTTTTACAGAACCATCATCATCATACTACAATGTCTTCCGCTGGTAATGCTATTCCTTTtacaaatatatcaaattttgtttctaTGAAACTAGATCATTCAAATTATCTTCTCTGGAAAGATCAATTTGAGGGTGTGTTATTTTCTTGTGATCTATATGGGTATGTTAGTGGTGATATTGTTGAACCACCTCAGAAAGTAACAATTGATGGAGTTGAAAATGT
The nucleotide sequence above comes from Papaver somniferum cultivar HN1 chromosome 8, ASM357369v1, whole genome shotgun sequence. Encoded proteins:
- the LOC113304278 gene encoding short-chain dehydrogenase TIC 32, chloroplastic-like isoform X2, translating into MVLFSRKGASGFSACNTAEEVTQGIDGSGLTAIITGSSNGIGAETARVLAMRGVQIVMAVRNTAAGTAVKETILKETPSATIEVLELDLSSMASVRKFAGEFESLGLPLNILINNAGVMALPYKLSPDKIELQFATNHLGHFLLTDLLLGTMKRTASQSNIEGRIVNVSSEAHKFPYKEGIRFDKLNDEEGSFGAYGQSKLANILHANELTRRLKEEGVDITANSLHPGAIVTNLWHNSTYFGGWVSKYVVAPAGKFLGKNVPQGASTTCYVALHPSNKSVSGEYFMDNNISKATPQAKDPELAKKLRDFSMNLIS
- the LOC113304278 gene encoding short-chain dehydrogenase TIC 32, chloroplastic-like isoform X1, with the protein product MVLFSRKGASGFSACNTAEEVTQGIDGSGLTAIITGSSNGIGAETARVLAMRGVQIVMAVRNTAAGTAVKETILKETPSATIEVLELDLSSMASVRKFAGEFESLGLPLNILINNAGVMALPYKLSPDKIELQFATNHLGHFLLTDLLLGTMKRTASQSNIEGRIVNVSSEAHKFPYKEGIRFDKLNDEEGYSSFGAYGQSKLANILHANELTRRLKEEGVDITANSLHPGAIVTNLWHNSTYFGGWVSKYVVAPAGKFLGKNVPQGASTTCYVALHPSNKSVSGEYFMDNNISKATPQAKDPELAKKLRDFSMNLIS